A segment of the Chitinophagales bacterium genome:
CTAAGGTATAGCAGTCTTTTTCTTCTAATTTAAAATCCTCATTTGAAAGATCATAACGAGCGTCATAGTGTTGAGTATTAATACCTGTCAAGCCTACCATCAGGTCATAAAACAGGTCTGTAGAATAGATGGATTTCGTCCTGTGTTTTAAGTACCTGTATTTATTCTGATACCTGGTTTTATATTGATCAGAAAAACTCAGAATCATTGGTATTTGAGTCATGGAAAAGGTGAAATTGCCCGAGTTGTGTTGCAAATGCCGAAGAACCTCCTCTGAATGATCTGCAAAATACATGAATGCTGCTGCTTTATCGGAGCTGTTAAATGCTTTTAATGCTTTGTCAACTACATAATCATTGTAAAACACGCTATTGTCATAATGATTGATACTCATTTCAGGAAACTTATTATTTCCAAAAACACCTTTATCCAATCTACTCCTATACTTTTTAAAATCTTCTGGATATCTTCTTTCATAATATCCGTGGTTGCCCATCAGGTGAACAAAAATAACCGTATTTTTCTCTATTCCTTTTTCAATTATATCTTCGAGCTTATTTATCAGTCTTCCATCATGAAATTGAGTATTGGTAATCGTACCAATATTGGAATTGATAAAGTAGTGATGATCTGCAGATTCCGACAAAGCAGTAATGGCATTGTCCCAGCCTCCATAGCGCACCTGATTGCTGAGCCAATAGGTTTCAAATCCTGCCGATTTCAGTACATTTAATATTGAAGCTGAAGTATAATATTCCTTATTGTTTTGCAAATTGGCTTCCGTAAGCGCTTTGCTAAGCACAGGAACTGTGTGGGTGTGTGAGGAGAAAGCCCTGTCAAACCGAAGAATCAAACTGTCATTATACAGGCGTTTTAAACGAGGTGTAGTATTGCGCACATAGCCGTACAAGCTCATGTGGTTCTTATTCAGGGATTCTCCTATAACAAACACATACAATTCATTCTCTTCTTTTTTTGAAGCAGGTATTTCAACTGTGCCAAGGTCTCGTTTCTTCAGTTCCTTTCTAAACTTTTCAAGTTCGGTCTTGTAATCTTCAAAGCTTCTTAATATTAATTTAGGGAATGCAGGCAGCTCCCATATATTCAGATTGATAAACAGCAAAAGAGATACGATTAATGTGTAGAAGACATTTGCACTTATCTTTTTTCTTTTTACAAACACTTGCACATATACAGCAATAAGCATTAACACAAGCGATACAAGAGTTAATATTATGTATTCAACATTGAAATAATCCCTGATAAAATCATAGGCTTCCAGTAAATCGGTCTGAAATAAGGCATAAATCTGACCTGTGTCCATTACATCTGTAGATCGATTGCTGTTAACCGTATGGTGATAAGCAATATTGATCATGGGCAAGAGTGTGATCAATGAGATAATTATGCCTATAATAAGTGCAGAAAGAAATTTCAATCTTCTACCAAAAGCATCATAAATCAATAGTGCTATAAGTGAAATTTCTATCAGCAATACAGTGTAATACCATATTTCCGGCTGCGGAACATCTTTATAATGAATGGTACTGGTATAAAAATTCATCCAAAAAATCACAAGTGTAAGCCATGAAAGAATGTTGTAGTTGTATTTTTTGAGCAATAAATGATAGGAAGTCCAAACCAGTGCGTTGACAAGAATCAATCCGAAAATATAGTTTGAAATGAGCAACCCCAGTAGTATAGAAATCGAAAAATATACGCCAGTCTCAATTACAGATAACTTCGGAAGGTTTTTATTGAAAACCAGCTGCTTGTTGATGTGTTTTTTGTTTTGAAGCAATTTCACCAAAATCAAAACAGCTACAATTATAATCAGGATTCCTTCTATGGTCATTTCAATGTAT
Coding sequences within it:
- a CDS encoding phosphoethanolamine transferase → MTIEGILIIIVAVLILVKLLQNKKHINKQLVFNKNLPKLSVIETGVYFSISILLGLLISNYIFGLILVNALVWTSYHLLLKKYNYNILSWLTLVIFWMNFYTSTIHYKDVPQPEIWYYTVLLIEISLIALLIYDAFGRRLKFLSALIIGIIISLITLLPMINIAYHHTVNSNRSTDVMDTGQIYALFQTDLLEAYDFIRDYFNVEYIILTLVSLVLMLIAVYVQVFVKRKKISANVFYTLIVSLLLFINLNIWELPAFPKLILRSFEDYKTELEKFRKELKKRDLGTVEIPASKKEENELYVFVIGESLNKNHMSLYGYVRNTTPRLKRLYNDSLILRFDRAFSSHTHTVPVLSKALTEANLQNNKEYYTSASILNVLKSAGFETYWLSNQVRYGGWDNAITALSESADHHYFINSNIGTITNTQFHDGRLINKLEDIIEKGIEKNTVIFVHLMGNHGYYERRYPEDFKKYRSRLDKGVFGNNKFPEMSINHYDNSVFYNDYVVDKALKAFNSSDKAAAFMYFADHSEEVLRHLQHNSGNFTFSMTQIPMILSFSDQYKTRYQNKYRYLKHRTKSIYSTDLFYDLMVGLTGINTQHYDARYDLSNEDFKLEEKDCYTLDGKRKYTSSDNRYFVRANNIYLLDSLAQLNRVLAHRVNTTGNLAEVNFNGLGFETDLIFKEKEGKAFFEVGHDASAMSGMPVDSLLSNIENSSLPKIWFDIKNLSSDNLDAIAEDLLRLDQDFGIKSNTIIESGAKIPELSKLSELGFHTSYYLPTWLKDADKNQLQKEAEAIARQIKTQKIQAVSFDIALYPFVKIHLEKLIDKAIVYHAWDLSLRFEDFDLIDKLKQKEYYSDQRVRTILIQYHSDFGL